From Achromobacter spanius, a single genomic window includes:
- the mobA gene encoding molybdenum cofactor guanylyltransferase MobA → MNGQDKGLVVLRGEPMVAHVARCLAPQVGRLIISANRHAPVYAQYGEVVADGAPELGEWQGPLVGIAAALSAVSVQGAATPQWLTVTPCDTPFVPADLAVRLIGAARAASAPMAYAVAQGQRHSACMALHTALLPELLAYLRGGDRKVGLWQARAGAVEANFDDAPPHAFMNVNTPEDLALAERYASQ, encoded by the coding sequence ATGAACGGGCAGGACAAAGGGCTGGTCGTCCTGCGCGGCGAGCCGATGGTGGCGCATGTGGCACGTTGCCTGGCCCCGCAGGTTGGACGCCTGATCATCAGCGCGAACCGGCATGCACCTGTGTATGCGCAGTACGGCGAGGTTGTTGCGGACGGCGCGCCTGAACTGGGTGAATGGCAAGGCCCATTGGTGGGCATCGCGGCGGCGTTGTCGGCGGTGTCTGTGCAAGGCGCCGCCACGCCGCAATGGCTGACCGTCACCCCCTGCGACACCCCGTTCGTGCCTGCCGACCTGGCAGTCCGCCTGATCGGTGCGGCGCGTGCGGCCAGTGCGCCGATGGCCTACGCCGTCGCTCAAGGCCAGCGGCATTCCGCCTGTATGGCGCTGCACACGGCATTGCTACCTGAATTGCTGGCCTACCTGCGCGGCGGCGACCGCAAGGTCGGGCTGTGGCAGGCAAGGGCGGGCGCGGTCGAAGCGAACTTCGACGACGCGCCGCCGCATGCCTTCATGAACGTCAACACGCCAGAAGATCTGGCGCTGGCCGAACGCTACGCCAGCCAGTGA
- a CDS encoding MoaD/ThiS family protein: MNGATINLLYFARVAELVGKRTETWPVQGESTGVQLLAALGERYPQLEPATRLKLAINQTHAKPTAPIRAGDEVAVFEPVTGG; encoded by the coding sequence GTGAATGGCGCAACGATTAATCTGCTGTATTTCGCGCGCGTGGCCGAACTGGTCGGCAAGCGCACCGAAACCTGGCCCGTGCAGGGCGAATCCACCGGCGTGCAGCTGCTGGCCGCGCTGGGCGAACGCTATCCCCAGCTGGAACCGGCCACGCGCCTGAAGCTGGCCATCAACCAGACGCACGCCAAGCCCACAGCCCCGATCCGCGCCGGCGACGAAGTCGCGGTATTCGAACCGGTCACGGGGGGCTGA
- the glp gene encoding gephyrin-like molybdotransferase Glp yields MLDFDQAQTLLANAGAPLQRIEHVDLANASGRVLATHLDATVDIPPADNSAMDGYALRLSDWSPEARLPIQQRCYAGDVPEPLKPGNAIRLFTGSVIPAGADVVVMQEDTTEADNHVQISREPRPGQHIRRRGEDTMAGAALLPAGTLLQAAHVALLASQGMATVPVYGQLRVGILTTGDELVLPGQPRATEQIYNSNGPMLAAMVRGMSALPVHVLHARDTEADLQAAFKTLLADCDLVLSVGGVSVGERDLVKPALAALGGELSLWKVRMKPGKPVALAQIDGKPVVSLPGNPVSAYAVFATLVTPLMRRMQGREDIFPPVSQLPLRTAQPRQDAREEFLRVQCRVADEGGSELVPYGHQGSGVISSLPWSTGLARLPADVLVQDRDAVSYYDLRHWLA; encoded by the coding sequence ATGCTGGATTTCGATCAAGCCCAGACCCTGCTGGCCAACGCCGGCGCCCCCCTCCAACGTATCGAGCACGTCGACCTGGCGAATGCCAGCGGCCGCGTGCTTGCCACGCATCTTGACGCCACGGTGGACATTCCGCCGGCCGACAACAGCGCCATGGACGGCTACGCGCTGCGCCTTTCCGACTGGAGTCCCGAGGCCCGCCTGCCCATCCAGCAGCGCTGCTATGCGGGCGACGTGCCCGAGCCCCTGAAGCCCGGCAACGCCATCCGCCTCTTCACGGGCAGCGTGATTCCGGCGGGCGCCGACGTGGTCGTCATGCAGGAAGACACCACCGAAGCCGACAATCACGTGCAGATCTCGCGCGAACCCCGGCCCGGCCAGCACATCCGCCGCCGCGGCGAAGACACGATGGCCGGCGCCGCGCTGCTGCCGGCAGGCACCCTGCTGCAGGCCGCGCACGTCGCCCTGCTGGCCTCGCAAGGCATGGCCACCGTGCCCGTCTACGGCCAGTTGCGCGTCGGCATCCTGACCACGGGCGACGAACTCGTCCTGCCGGGCCAGCCGCGCGCCACGGAACAGATCTACAACTCGAACGGCCCGATGCTGGCGGCGATGGTGCGCGGCATGAGCGCCCTGCCCGTTCACGTGCTGCACGCGCGCGACACCGAGGCCGACCTGCAGGCCGCCTTCAAGACCCTGCTGGCCGATTGCGATCTGGTCCTGAGCGTGGGCGGCGTGTCGGTGGGCGAGCGCGATCTGGTCAAGCCCGCGCTTGCCGCGCTGGGCGGCGAGCTGTCGTTGTGGAAGGTGCGCATGAAGCCCGGCAAGCCGGTGGCGCTGGCGCAGATCGACGGCAAGCCCGTGGTCAGCCTGCCCGGCAACCCAGTGTCGGCCTATGCCGTGTTTGCCACGCTGGTAACGCCGCTGATGCGCCGCATGCAGGGCCGCGAAGACATCTTCCCGCCGGTCAGCCAATTGCCGCTGCGCACCGCGCAGCCGCGCCAGGATGCTCGTGAAGAATTCCTGCGTGTGCAATGCCGCGTGGCGGACGAAGGCGGCAGCGAGCTCGTGCCGTACGGCCATCAGGGGTCGGGCGTGATCAGCTCATTGCCGTGGTCCACCGGCTTGGCGCGTCTGCCGGCGGATGTGCTGGTGCAGGACCGCGACGCAGTTTCGTACTACGACCTGCGTCACTGGCTGGCGTAG
- a CDS encoding substrate-binding domain-containing protein yields MTYKFRIGLRPQWTLGGDDEASPVPLQDMLALLAAIDATGNISGACRACGLSYRHAWGVLRRFESIFGTQLLITNRRQGTQLSPFAQRLLWANRRIEARLMPTLDSMASELQEELERLLPESGPHLRLHASHGFAVESLMQHMSGRTPGLELRYRTAIEALASLERHECDLAGFQVPLGDFESPIMERYAQWLHADDYMLIHLAVRNTGLFVTAGNPKQIRGMADLARRDVRFVNRQIGSSTRYLVGLMLQRAGVSIGEVQGYETNEFTHMAIAAHIASGMADTGVGVETAACRFGLDFIPLVRERYFFAIRKASLDTPAMQDLLSIMRGPDYVGYVGQLVGYDARDTGRLQTLEEAFPRERAPRSAGI; encoded by the coding sequence ATGACATATAAGTTCCGAATCGGCCTGCGGCCGCAATGGACATTGGGCGGAGACGACGAGGCATCCCCCGTGCCGTTGCAGGACATGCTTGCGCTGCTGGCGGCCATCGACGCCACCGGCAACATCTCGGGCGCCTGCCGCGCCTGTGGTCTGTCGTACCGTCACGCCTGGGGCGTGTTGCGGCGCTTCGAGTCCATCTTCGGCACGCAGCTGCTCATCACCAACCGCCGCCAGGGCACACAGCTATCGCCCTTCGCGCAACGCCTGCTGTGGGCCAACCGCCGCATCGAGGCGCGGCTGATGCCCACGCTGGACAGCATGGCGTCCGAACTGCAGGAAGAGCTGGAACGCCTGCTGCCCGAAAGCGGCCCGCACCTGCGTCTGCACGCCAGTCACGGGTTTGCGGTGGAATCGCTGATGCAGCACATGAGCGGCCGCACGCCGGGGCTGGAACTGCGGTATCGCACGGCGATCGAGGCGCTGGCGTCGCTGGAACGGCACGAATGCGACCTGGCCGGTTTTCAGGTGCCGCTGGGCGATTTTGAATCGCCCATCATGGAACGCTACGCGCAATGGCTGCATGCGGACGACTACATGCTGATCCACCTGGCCGTGCGCAATACGGGCCTCTTCGTCACCGCCGGCAATCCCAAGCAGATCCGCGGCATGGCGGACCTGGCGCGCCGCGACGTGCGCTTTGTGAACCGGCAGATCGGTTCCAGCACGAGATATCTGGTCGGCCTGATGTTGCAGCGCGCCGGCGTGTCGATCGGCGAAGTGCAGGGCTACGAGACCAACGAATTCACCCACATGGCGATCGCCGCCCACATTGCCAGCGGCATGGCCGACACGGGCGTGGGCGTGGAGACCGCGGCGTGCCGCTTCGGACTGGACTTCATTCCGCTCGTGCGCGAGCGCTATTTCTTCGCCATCCGCAAGGCGTCTTTGGACACGCCGGCCATGCAGGATTTGCTGTCCATCATGCGCGGTCCGGACTATGTCGGTTACGTGGGGCAGCTCGTCGGCTACGACGCCCGCGATACCGGCCGGCTGCAGACTTTGGAAGAGGCTTTTCCCCGTGAACGCGCGCCGCGATCCGCCGGGATATGA
- the moaB gene encoding molybdenum cofactor biosynthesis protein B: protein MSEAIPVPLGCGVLTISDTRSAGDDTSGNLLAHSLAQAGHQCVRRDIVRDDIYQIRRIISDWIADPEVQVILTTGGTGFSHRDHTPQAILPLLDREIPGFGELFRQISYTEIGSSTIQSRAFAGSANQTLIFCLPGSNNACDTAWTKILREQLDSGHGPCNFASQFKNREEEA, encoded by the coding sequence ATGAGCGAAGCCATCCCGGTCCCGTTGGGCTGCGGCGTACTGACGATCAGCGACACCCGCAGCGCGGGCGATGACACGTCCGGCAACCTGCTTGCGCACAGCCTGGCGCAAGCTGGCCACCAGTGCGTGCGGCGCGACATCGTGCGCGACGACATCTACCAGATCCGCCGCATCATCAGCGACTGGATCGCCGACCCCGAGGTGCAGGTCATCCTGACCACCGGCGGCACGGGTTTCTCGCATCGGGATCACACGCCGCAGGCCATCCTGCCGCTGCTGGATCGCGAGATTCCTGGCTTCGGCGAACTGTTCCGCCAGATTTCCTACACCGAGATTGGCAGCTCCACGATCCAGTCGCGCGCGTTCGCGGGGTCGGCCAACCAGACGCTGATCTTCTGCCTGCCGGGCTCGAACAACGCGTGCGACACCGCCTGGACCAAGATCCTGCGCGAGCAGCTCGACAGCGGCCACGGCCCCTGCAATTTCGCCTCACAGTTCAAGAACCGCGAAGAAGAAGCCTGA
- a CDS encoding dienelactone hydrolase family protein — MKDQDDAHFDSLLPPLRLDRRGFLATTAAAGFSLAAGPVAAQTAITTDAKGLVAGKIEIPTSDGKIPAFRAAPDGKKNLPTIIVVQEIFGVHEYIQDVCRRLAHQGYLAIAPELYARQGDPSKYTEIPKLQAEIVSKVPDKQVIADLDATAAWAAANGGNPDRLGILGFCWGGRQVWLYAAHNPKLKAGAAWYGQLAGDPTELKPKSALVIVNDLKAPVLGAYGGKDAGISQADVDRMRVELAKGSAAAKASRIDIYPEAGHAFHADYRPSYRKAEAEQAWTRMLDWFKQNGL; from the coding sequence ATGAAAGACCAGGACGACGCGCACTTCGACAGCCTGCTCCCGCCCTTGCGGCTGGACCGCCGAGGCTTTCTCGCCACCACCGCGGCGGCGGGTTTCTCGCTGGCGGCAGGCCCGGTGGCAGCGCAAACCGCCATCACCACGGACGCCAAGGGCCTCGTGGCCGGCAAGATCGAAATCCCCACCTCGGACGGCAAGATCCCGGCCTTCCGCGCCGCGCCGGATGGCAAGAAGAACCTGCCCACGATCATCGTCGTCCAGGAAATCTTTGGCGTGCACGAATACATCCAGGACGTCTGCCGGCGCCTGGCCCATCAGGGTTACCTCGCCATCGCGCCGGAACTTTATGCACGCCAGGGCGATCCGTCCAAATACACCGAAATCCCCAAACTGCAGGCCGAAATCGTCAGCAAGGTCCCGGACAAACAGGTCATCGCCGACCTGGACGCCACCGCCGCCTGGGCCGCCGCCAACGGCGGCAACCCCGACCGTCTGGGCATCCTGGGCTTCTGCTGGGGCGGCCGCCAGGTCTGGCTCTACGCCGCCCACAACCCCAAACTCAAGGCCGGCGCCGCCTGGTACGGCCAGCTGGCGGGCGACCCCACCGAACTCAAACCCAAGTCGGCGCTGGTCATCGTCAACGACCTGAAGGCCCCGGTCCTCGGCGCCTACGGCGGCAAGGACGCCGGCATCTCCCAAGCCGACGTCGACCGCATGCGCGTCGAACTCGCCAAGGGCTCCGCCGCCGCCAAGGCCTCCCGCATCGACATCTACCCCGAAGCGGGCCACGCGTTCCACGCCGACTATCGGCCGTCGTACCGCAAGGCTGAAGCGGAACAGGCGTGGACGCGAATGCTGGATTGGTTCAAGCAGAACGGGTTGTAA
- a CDS encoding DUF748 domain-containing protein, with protein MPVRMPKLRFTRRAGKILLGIVAFVLILFGVAAWQVPKVLHGVLTDDVSKMIGRDVSVGKITFNPFTLTVRAQDLAVAQPGAQTPLLTLAELDASASWTSLFWFAPVVDRLTLRQPNIAIVREDVLRFNFSDIEQRVAELAAAKPDEPPKPDEGLPRFSLNNMVIENGTITLDDKVTGRKQVVDEFAIGIPFISTFGYATDIDVQPRLHLRINGSPFDLTGVARPFDVVPSSTLRVAFDGLQLEKWADVWPMPLPFKVDSALLDSNLQVVFEQPKDAPPKIRVVGDLGLRRLDVRDPSGGNLAAWSALTVSRLELEPIARQVYIGEVGLWAPQIHVRRHANEHLNWQDVVAGLKALGGVEQTATPVRDEMRKASGLKPLAASGTPGAPEAQAPATQSASTPAPAGQSPTGQSPGAQLPADQTAAASAAAPTPTPTPAPAEWKVTLDAFNLHEGEVYVTDAVSKLDYVMTGLAATVEGVELPQQPDRPINLWLTMDNSTDGGWLRAKGPLVIKPLSLDMNVRLGNVALAPLAPAVRSAAPITLLDGRLGATAQLHVREKGGAIDASATAVQADLTQFKARDESLKPALDVAMQSLRITADRLALGPGPSNFTVAAAGVQGDGKLDLKGVFTPQPLTLKTAVDLSGLNVASFAPYFASSLNATVRAVTLGAKGNAEFTAAAGNAPMKAVWKGAVDVTDLDLQDRVNKDDFLNWKRLGFTGMDISVAGDKIGAKLGDIVLEDFYGRILLNAQGRLNVMDLVAAPGQAGGSITQDTQTPGRSADTPAAPPAAAASAASGKGRGASAMPDISVNSVTLTRGRMTFTDRFVKPNYVAELSSIEGDITAVSSTNPQPAKVKVTGRVYTTAPLSISGVVQPFAQYLSLDLKASAKGVDLPRFNTYSAKYVGYPIKRGKLSVDLEYKIKNRALQASNHVVLNQLTFGDKTNSPDATKLPVLLAVALLKDSRGNIDIRLPIAGSLDDPEFSVGGIVVRVLMNLVVKAVTSPFSLLASAFGGGEELSYVEFAPGSAVLTDDTLQRIDTLTKALTDRPALKMDISGRADPKTDTEGLRQAWVDAKIRAAKAADVAPRGKKPDPKGVTVSGAERAKYLEDVYDDADLKDKPRNFIGMAKSIPAAEMEAMLRAAAPVGEEQLRQLADARAQAVYEKLQAQEGLADRVFIVAPQLDADGIKDEGQPSRVDFSLK; from the coding sequence ATGCCCGTGCGGATGCCCAAGCTACGGTTCACCCGACGCGCCGGCAAGATTCTCCTGGGTATTGTGGCGTTCGTGCTGATTCTGTTTGGCGTTGCCGCCTGGCAAGTGCCGAAGGTGCTGCACGGCGTCCTGACCGACGATGTCTCGAAGATGATCGGGCGCGACGTTTCCGTCGGCAAGATCACGTTCAATCCCTTCACGCTGACCGTCCGCGCGCAAGACCTGGCCGTGGCGCAGCCCGGCGCGCAGACGCCGCTGCTGACCTTGGCCGAACTGGATGCCAGCGCATCGTGGACATCGCTGTTCTGGTTCGCGCCGGTGGTCGATCGTCTGACGCTGCGGCAGCCTAACATTGCCATCGTCCGCGAAGACGTCCTGCGCTTCAATTTCTCTGACATAGAACAACGCGTCGCCGAATTGGCCGCCGCCAAGCCCGACGAGCCGCCCAAGCCGGACGAAGGGCTGCCGCGTTTCTCGCTCAACAACATGGTGATCGAGAACGGCACGATCACGCTGGACGACAAGGTCACCGGCCGCAAGCAGGTCGTGGACGAGTTCGCCATCGGCATCCCGTTTATCTCGACCTTCGGCTATGCCACCGACATCGACGTGCAGCCGCGCCTGCACCTGCGCATCAACGGCAGTCCGTTCGACCTGACCGGTGTGGCGCGCCCGTTCGACGTAGTGCCCTCGTCTACGCTACGCGTCGCTTTCGATGGCCTGCAGCTCGAAAAGTGGGCCGACGTCTGGCCCATGCCGCTGCCGTTCAAGGTCGATAGCGCGCTGCTTGATTCGAACCTGCAGGTCGTTTTCGAGCAGCCCAAGGACGCGCCGCCCAAGATCCGCGTCGTCGGCGACCTGGGCTTGCGCCGCCTGGACGTGCGGGATCCGTCCGGCGGCAATCTGGCCGCGTGGAGCGCGTTGACCGTCAGCCGGCTGGAACTGGAGCCCATCGCGCGACAGGTCTACATTGGCGAGGTCGGGCTGTGGGCGCCGCAGATTCACGTGCGGCGTCATGCCAATGAACATCTGAACTGGCAGGATGTTGTCGCCGGGCTGAAGGCGCTGGGCGGGGTGGAGCAGACGGCGACGCCCGTGCGCGATGAAATGCGCAAGGCCAGCGGCTTGAAGCCATTGGCTGCTAGCGGGACGCCGGGCGCGCCCGAGGCGCAGGCTCCGGCTACGCAATCGGCTTCGACGCCAGCCCCCGCCGGACAATCACCCACTGGACAATCACCTGGCGCGCAACTACCCGCTGACCAGACCGCCGCGGCTTCGGCCGCCGCGCCAACCCCCACGCCAACCCCCGCGCCTGCTGAATGGAAGGTCACCCTCGATGCCTTCAACCTGCACGAAGGGGAGGTCTACGTCACCGACGCGGTCAGCAAGCTCGACTACGTGATGACCGGCCTGGCCGCCACCGTCGAAGGCGTGGAACTGCCGCAGCAGCCGGACCGGCCCATCAACCTGTGGCTGACCATGGACAACAGCACCGACGGCGGCTGGCTGCGCGCCAAAGGGCCGCTGGTCATCAAGCCGCTGTCGCTCGACATGAACGTGCGCCTGGGCAACGTCGCGCTGGCGCCGCTGGCGCCGGCCGTTCGCAGCGCCGCGCCCATCACCCTGCTCGATGGCCGGCTGGGCGCCACCGCGCAGCTCCATGTGCGTGAAAAGGGCGGCGCGATCGACGCGTCCGCCACGGCCGTCCAGGCCGACCTGACCCAGTTCAAGGCGCGCGACGAATCGCTCAAGCCCGCGCTGGACGTCGCGATGCAGTCGTTGCGAATCACCGCCGACCGCCTCGCTCTCGGGCCCGGTCCCAGCAATTTCACGGTGGCCGCCGCTGGCGTCCAGGGCGACGGCAAGCTGGATCTCAAAGGCGTCTTCACGCCACAGCCGCTCACGCTCAAGACCGCCGTCGACCTGTCCGGCCTGAACGTCGCCAGCTTCGCGCCGTACTTCGCCTCCAGCCTGAACGCCACGGTCCGCGCGGTCACGCTGGGCGCCAAGGGCAACGCCGAATTCACCGCCGCCGCCGGCAACGCGCCGATGAAGGCCGTCTGGAAGGGCGCCGTCGACGTCACCGACCTGGATCTGCAGGACCGCGTCAACAAGGACGACTTCCTGAACTGGAAGCGCCTGGGTTTCACCGGCATGGACATCTCCGTGGCGGGCGACAAGATCGGCGCCAAACTGGGCGACATCGTCCTCGAAGACTTCTACGGCCGCATCCTGCTCAATGCGCAAGGACGGCTCAACGTCATGGACCTGGTGGCCGCGCCCGGACAGGCCGGCGGTTCCATCACGCAGGACACGCAGACCCCCGGCCGCAGCGCCGATACGCCTGCTGCACCGCCTGCCGCCGCGGCGTCCGCTGCCTCCGGCAAGGGCCGCGGAGCCAGCGCGATGCCCGACATCTCGGTCAACAGCGTCACGCTGACCCGCGGCCGCATGACCTTCACCGACCGCTTCGTCAAACCCAACTACGTCGCCGAACTGTCCAGCATCGAAGGCGACATCACGGCCGTCTCCTCCACCAATCCCCAGCCCGCCAAGGTCAAGGTCACGGGACGGGTGTACACCACCGCGCCGCTCTCCATCAGCGGCGTCGTGCAGCCCTTCGCCCAATACCTCTCCCTGGACCTGAAGGCCTCCGCCAAGGGCGTCGACCTGCCGCGCTTCAACACCTATTCGGCCAAGTACGTCGGCTATCCCATCAAGCGCGGCAAGCTCTCGGTCGACCTGGAATACAAGATCAAGAACCGTGCGTTGCAGGCCTCCAACCACGTCGTGCTCAACCAGCTCACCTTCGGCGACAAGACCAACAGCCCCGACGCCACCAAGCTGCCCGTGCTGCTCGCCGTCGCGCTGCTCAAGGACTCGCGCGGCAACATCGACATCAGGCTGCCCATCGCCGGCTCGCTCGACGACCCCGAGTTCTCGGTCGGCGGCATCGTCGTGCGCGTGCTGATGAATCTGGTGGTCAAGGCCGTGACCTCGCCCTTCAGCCTGCTCGCATCCGCGTTCGGCGGCGGCGAGGAGCTGTCCTATGTCGAATTCGCGCCCGGCAGCGCCGTCCTCACCGACGACACCCTTCAGCGCATCGACACCCTCACCAAGGCGCTCACCGACCGCCCGGCCCTCAAGATGGACATCAGCGGCCGTGCAGACCCCAAGACCGACACCGAAGGCCTGCGCCAGGCCTGGGTCGACGCCAAGATCCGCGCCGCCAAGGCAGCCGACGTCGCGCCGCGCGGCAAGAAGCCCGACCCGAAGGGCGTCACGGTCTCCGGCGCGGAACGTGCCAAGTACCTGGAAGACGTCTACGATGACGCAGACCTCAAGGACAAACCGCGCAACTTCATCGGCATGGCCAAATCCATCCCCGCCGCTGAAATGGAAGCGATGCTGCGCGCGGCGGCTCCGGTCGGCGAGGAGCAACTGCGCCAATTGGCCGATGCCCGCGCGCAGGCGGTTTATGAGAAGTTGCAAGCCCAGGAAGGACTCGCGGATCGCGTGTTCATCGTTGCGCCGCAGCTGGACGCCGATGGCATCAAGGACGAGGGGCAACCCTCACGCGTGGACTTCTCCCTGAAGTGA
- the moaA gene encoding GTP 3',8-cyclase MoaA codes for MSKVIFLADHRGAPLSVAPGELPPPGQPALDQRARPLRDLRISVTDRCNFRCTYCMPREVFDSSYSFMPHSALLSFEEISRLAGIFTQLGVEKIRLTGGEPLLRKHIENLVGMLADLRTPQGRPLDLTLTTNGSVLARKAAALKSAGLTRVTVSLDALDAAMFQGMSDSGFTPDDVLRGIDAAADAGLAPVKVNMVVRKGLNDGQILPMAERFRHSGHILRFIEYMDVGNSNGWNLDEVVPSREVLDRIGAVHPLEPVESVEMGRVAERWRYVDGGGEIGVISSVTHAFCGGCTRARLSPEGKLYMCLFAHEGHDLRAPLRDGASDEELARILAGIWSARGDNYSELRGRNMADPSRKIEMSYIGG; via the coding sequence ATGAGCAAAGTGATTTTCCTTGCCGATCACCGCGGCGCGCCGCTTTCCGTGGCGCCCGGGGAACTGCCGCCGCCCGGGCAGCCCGCGCTGGACCAGCGCGCGCGTCCGCTGCGCGATTTGCGCATTTCCGTCACCGACCGCTGCAACTTCCGGTGCACGTACTGCATGCCGCGCGAGGTCTTCGACAGCAGCTACAGTTTCATGCCGCATTCGGCGCTGCTGTCCTTCGAGGAAATCAGCCGGCTGGCCGGCATCTTCACGCAGTTGGGCGTCGAAAAGATTCGCCTGACCGGCGGCGAGCCGCTGCTGCGCAAGCACATCGAAAACCTGGTCGGCATGCTGGCCGACCTGCGCACGCCGCAGGGCCGGCCGCTGGACCTGACGCTCACCACCAACGGCAGCGTGCTTGCGCGCAAGGCCGCCGCGCTGAAAAGCGCCGGGCTCACGCGCGTGACGGTCAGCCTGGATGCGCTGGATGCGGCCATGTTCCAGGGCATGAGCGACAGCGGCTTCACGCCGGACGACGTGCTGCGCGGCATCGATGCCGCGGCGGACGCGGGTCTTGCGCCCGTCAAGGTCAACATGGTGGTGCGCAAGGGGCTGAACGACGGGCAGATCCTGCCGATGGCCGAGCGCTTCCGCCACAGCGGCCACATCCTGCGTTTCATCGAATACATGGACGTGGGCAACAGCAACGGCTGGAACCTCGACGAAGTCGTGCCGTCGCGTGAAGTGCTGGACCGCATCGGCGCCGTGCATCCGCTGGAACCTGTGGAATCCGTGGAAATGGGCCGCGTGGCCGAACGCTGGCGCTATGTGGACGGCGGCGGCGAGATCGGCGTCATCTCCAGCGTCACGCACGCGTTCTGCGGCGGCTGTACGCGGGCGCGCCTGTCGCCCGAAGGCAAGCTCTATATGTGCCTCTTCGCCCACGAAGGCCACGACCTGCGCGCCCCGTTGCGCGACGGCGCGTCGGACGAAGAACTGGCGCGCATCCTGGCGGGCATCTGGTCCGCGCGCGGCGACAACTATTCCGAACTGCGTGGCCGCAACATGGCGGATCCGTCGCGCAAGATCGAGATGAGCTACATCGGTGGTTGA
- the moaC gene encoding cyclic pyranopterin monophosphate synthase MoaC, whose amino-acid sequence MSETTPTLSHLDEAGQVRMVDVIAKTDTERVAVAAASIRMNAVAYGLLTQPGQGKGEVLNTARVAAILAAKRCADMIPLCHSLPLSFVGVEFSLDDAEHRIDILSTCRTSYKTGVEMEAMMACSVAALTIYDMCKAADKGIVIEQVRLKYKAGGKSGEWRND is encoded by the coding sequence ATGTCCGAGACCACCCCCACCTTGAGTCACCTGGACGAAGCCGGCCAGGTCCGCATGGTCGACGTCATCGCCAAGACGGATACCGAGCGCGTGGCGGTCGCCGCCGCCAGCATCCGCATGAACGCCGTGGCCTACGGCCTCCTGACCCAGCCGGGCCAGGGCAAGGGAGAGGTGCTGAACACGGCGCGCGTGGCCGCGATTCTGGCCGCCAAGCGCTGCGCCGACATGATCCCCCTGTGCCACAGCCTGCCGCTGTCCTTCGTCGGCGTGGAGTTCTCGCTGGACGACGCCGAGCATCGCATCGACATCCTGTCCACCTGCCGCACCAGCTACAAGACGGGCGTCGAAATGGAAGCCATGATGGCGTGCAGCGTGGCCGCGCTGACCATCTACGACATGTGCAAGGCGGCCGACAAAGGCATCGTGATCGAACAAGTTCGCCTTAAGTACAAGGCGGGAGGTAAAAGCGGTGAATGGCGCAACGATTAA
- a CDS encoding molybdenum cofactor biosynthesis protein MoaE, giving the protein MIRVQEADFDGAALTAALRESAGPGVGGIVTFVGYVRDYAPDTPTDTLYLEHYPGMCERELEDIAATARARWNLAGTVIVHRVGALHRNAQIVFVAAASAHRGDAFRGCEYIIDALKTRAPFWKRETLAGGDSFWVEQRQSDQDRTDAWDEDTADKKENP; this is encoded by the coding sequence ATGATCCGCGTCCAGGAAGCCGACTTCGACGGCGCGGCGCTCACCGCCGCGCTGCGGGAATCCGCCGGCCCCGGGGTGGGCGGCATCGTGACCTTCGTGGGCTATGTGCGCGACTACGCGCCGGACACGCCCACCGACACGCTCTATCTTGAACACTACCCAGGCATGTGCGAGCGCGAGCTCGAAGACATCGCCGCCACGGCGCGCGCGCGCTGGAATCTGGCCGGCACGGTCATCGTGCACCGCGTGGGCGCGCTGCACCGCAATGCGCAGATCGTGTTCGTGGCGGCGGCCAGCGCCCATCGCGGCGACGCCTTCCGCGGCTGCGAATACATCATCGACGCGCTCAAGACGCGCGCGCCCTTCTGGAAGCGCGAAACCCTGGCGGGCGGCGACAGCTTCTGGGTGGAACAGCGCCAATCCGACCAGGACCGCACGGATGCCTGGGACGAAGACACTGCCGACAAAAAGGAAAATCCATGA